The following coding sequences are from one Salvia hispanica cultivar TCC Black 2014 chromosome 3, UniMelb_Shisp_WGS_1.0, whole genome shotgun sequence window:
- the LOC125211027 gene encoding uncharacterized protein LOC125211027 — protein sequence MSPEGSLKPSKALNGVHGVHLLPHSPFTVQEIKPHRELNRSACGTSSLSRSQVPVPLKLWQERPAFLRPIHCCTNGDRSLAERVVNVLTSLPFIALGIQAPRRNLNCKIYANSLIGVGVASSLYHSSRGTWRKYLRWADYTMIATSTLCLTRALRNDNSKLLMATSALVLPIQPLMVTTVHTGLMEATCIFIYWLHLRSELLKIQISGWRIMCIKCHQ from the exons ATGAGTCCCGAGGGTTCATTGAAGCCCAGTAAGGCCTTGAATGGAGTGCACGGGGTTCACTTATTGCCTCACTCGCCATTTACAGTTCAGGAGATAAAGCCACATAGAGAATTGAATCGATCAGCTTGTGGAACTTCCAGCCTTAGCCGCAGCCAAGTGCCAGTACCTCT GAAACTTTGGCAGGAAAGACCAGCTTTCCTAAGGCCGATCCATTGCTGTACTAATG GAGATAGAAGCCTTGCGGAAAGAGTTGTCAATGTGCTTACTTCACTTCCATTCATTGCCCTCGGGATTCAGGCCCCTAG GAGAAATcttaattgtaaaatatacGCGAATTCTCTAATTGGGGTAGGAGTTGCATCAAGTTTGTACCATTCTTCAAGAGGGACATGGAGGAAGTATCTCAGATGGGCTGACTACACGATGATTGCCACATCAACATTG TGTTTAACAAGAGCACTTAGGAATGACAACTCAAAGTTGTTGATGGCCACATCTGCTCTGGTTCTACCGATACAGCCTCTGATGGTGACAACAGTTCACACAGGATTGATGGAGGCAACTTGCATCTTTATATACTG GTTGCATTTGAGAAGCGAGCTGTTGAAGATCCAGATCTCAGGGTGGCGCATAATGTGCATAAAATGTCATCAATAA
- the LOC125209139 gene encoding protein ESMERALDA 1-like isoform X1, translated as MKPYQFPTSGSCSPRSPPASPRHRSRSPRYRRAAKPVRPAPKSLARWLWWFLLSPLLKHRGVYIVVFLLYLSVMLFYMGAVPSDIVPAVVKLTHTPGLVYRSPKLYAKLRSDMDSDNSSVDAISTVWKNSYKNGEWRPCIKKSSGGLPESNGYIYVEANGGLNQQRTSICNAVAVAAYLNATLIIPYFHFHSIWRDSSKFSDIYDEELFVKTLEHDVRIVKTIPGNIMERFDYNLSNVYNFRIHAWSSINYYKDTVLAKLLEEKIIRVSPFANRLSTDAPLAVQLLRCLANYQALRFSDPISTLGKLLVERMKKHSAKNGGKYISVHLRFEEDMVAFSCCVYDGGEQEKVDMDAARERGWKGKFTKPGRIINPGAIRLNGSCPLTPLELGLMLRGMGFGKSTSIYLASGKIYNSEKYMAPLLEMFPLLQTKETLASPEELAPFENYSSRMAAIDYTVCLHSEVFVPTQGGNFLQLLLGHRRYLYGGHSRTIRPDKRKLALLFDNPNIGWKNFKRQMVNMRVYTVSKGLQLKRPKDSIYSFPCPDCMCKADKSGDARWPPVRRFL; from the exons ATGAAACCGTACCAATTCCCCACCAGCGGAAGTTGCAGCCCGAGATCGCCACCAGCGTCTCCCCGGCATCGCAGCCGCTCTCCGCGATACCGCCGCGCCGCAAAGCCAGTCCGTCCAGCTCCTAAATCACTCGCGCGGTGGCTCTGGTGGTTCCTGCTGTCGCCACTGCTCAAGCACCGGGGTGTATACATCGTTGTTTTTCTGCTTTACCTTTCGGTCATGTTGTTCTACATGGGAGCGGTGCCGTCTGATATCGTCCCCGCTGTTGTTAAGCTTACGCATACTCCTGGCTTGGTTTATCGGAGCCCCAAGCTCTACGCCAAGCTCCGATCGGATATGGACTCTGATAATTCGTCTGTTGATGCG ATATCCACTGTATGGAAAAACTCTTATAAAAACGGTGAATGGAGACCATGCATCAAAAAATCATCAGGAG GCTTGCCTGAGTCAAatggatatatatatgttgagGCCAACGGTGGGCTGAATCAACAGCGAACATCG ATATGCAATGCTGTGGCTGTGGCTGCCTACCTGAACGCAACTCTAATAATTCcatatttccatttccataGTATTTGGAGAGATTCAAG CAAATTCAGTGATATATATGATGAAGAACTTTTTGTAAAGACGCTGGAACATGATGTTCGAATAGTGAAGACAATTCCAGGAAACATAATGGAGCGATTTGACTATAACTTGAGCAACGTGTACAACTTCAGAATACATGCATGGTCATCAATAAATTACTACAAAGATACGGTTCTTGCAAAGCTGCTTGAAGAAAA GATCATAAGAGTGTCCCCCTTTGCAAATCGGCTGTCGACAGATGCTCCTCTGGCTGTACAACTACTTAGATGCTTGGCAAATTATCAAGCACTAAGATTTTCAGATCCTATATCAACTCTTGGTAAACTCTTGGTAGAAAGAATGAAAAAGCACAGTGCCAAAAATGGTGGAAAATATATATCTGTGCATCTTCGATTTGAGGAG GATATGGTCGCTTTCTCTTGTTGCGTATACGATGGTGGAGAGCAAGAAAAAGTAGACATGGATGCTGCAAGAGAAAGAGGATGGAAAGGAAAATTTACCAAACCAGGTCGAATCATAAATCCTGGTGCAATCAGACTAAATGGAAGCTGTCCCTTAACACCTTTAGAG TTAGGTCTTATGCTGAGGGGTATGGGCTTTGGGAAAAGCACTTCTATCTATCTTGCATCTGGAAAGATATACAACTCTGAGAAGTATATGGCTCCTCTCCTGGAAATGTTTCCATTATTACAAACCAAAGAAACACTGGCGTCTCCTGAGGAACTAGCTCCATTTGAG AATTACTCTTCCAGAATGGCAGCTATAGACTACACTGTTTGCCTTCACAGTGAAGTTTTTGTACCAACTCAAGGTGGGAACTTTCTGCAATTACTGCTTGGCCATCGAAGATACTTGTATGGTGGACATTCGAGGACAATCAGGCCAGACAAGCGGAAGTTGGCGTTGTTATTTGACAATCCAAATATTGG GTGGAAAAACTTCAAGAGGCAGATGGTAAATATGCGCGTATATACTGTCTCGAAAGGCTTGCAGTTGAAGAGACCGAAGGATTCAATATACTCGTTCCCCTGCCCAGATTGCATGTGCAAAGCAGACAAGAGCGGAGATGCAAGATGGCCACCGGTAAGGCGATTCCTCTAG
- the LOC125209139 gene encoding protein ESMERALDA 1-like isoform X2 → MKPYQFPTSGSCSPRSPPASPRHRSRSPRYRRAAKPVRPAPKSLARWLWWFLLSPLLKHRGVYIVVFLLYLSVMLFYMGAVPSDIVPAVVKLTHTPGLVYRSPKLYAKLRSDMDSDNSSVDAISTVWKNSYKNGEWRPCIKKSSGGLPESNGYIYVEANGGLNQQRTSICNAVAVAAYLNATLIIPYFHFHSIWRDSRIIRVSPFANRLSTDAPLAVQLLRCLANYQALRFSDPISTLGKLLVERMKKHSAKNGGKYISVHLRFEEDMVAFSCCVYDGGEQEKVDMDAARERGWKGKFTKPGRIINPGAIRLNGSCPLTPLELGLMLRGMGFGKSTSIYLASGKIYNSEKYMAPLLEMFPLLQTKETLASPEELAPFENYSSRMAAIDYTVCLHSEVFVPTQGGNFLQLLLGHRRYLYGGHSRTIRPDKRKLALLFDNPNIGWKNFKRQMVNMRVYTVSKGLQLKRPKDSIYSFPCPDCMCKADKSGDARWPPVRRFL, encoded by the exons ATGAAACCGTACCAATTCCCCACCAGCGGAAGTTGCAGCCCGAGATCGCCACCAGCGTCTCCCCGGCATCGCAGCCGCTCTCCGCGATACCGCCGCGCCGCAAAGCCAGTCCGTCCAGCTCCTAAATCACTCGCGCGGTGGCTCTGGTGGTTCCTGCTGTCGCCACTGCTCAAGCACCGGGGTGTATACATCGTTGTTTTTCTGCTTTACCTTTCGGTCATGTTGTTCTACATGGGAGCGGTGCCGTCTGATATCGTCCCCGCTGTTGTTAAGCTTACGCATACTCCTGGCTTGGTTTATCGGAGCCCCAAGCTCTACGCCAAGCTCCGATCGGATATGGACTCTGATAATTCGTCTGTTGATGCG ATATCCACTGTATGGAAAAACTCTTATAAAAACGGTGAATGGAGACCATGCATCAAAAAATCATCAGGAG GCTTGCCTGAGTCAAatggatatatatatgttgagGCCAACGGTGGGCTGAATCAACAGCGAACATCG ATATGCAATGCTGTGGCTGTGGCTGCCTACCTGAACGCAACTCTAATAATTCcatatttccatttccataGTATTTGGAGAGATTCAAG GATCATAAGAGTGTCCCCCTTTGCAAATCGGCTGTCGACAGATGCTCCTCTGGCTGTACAACTACTTAGATGCTTGGCAAATTATCAAGCACTAAGATTTTCAGATCCTATATCAACTCTTGGTAAACTCTTGGTAGAAAGAATGAAAAAGCACAGTGCCAAAAATGGTGGAAAATATATATCTGTGCATCTTCGATTTGAGGAG GATATGGTCGCTTTCTCTTGTTGCGTATACGATGGTGGAGAGCAAGAAAAAGTAGACATGGATGCTGCAAGAGAAAGAGGATGGAAAGGAAAATTTACCAAACCAGGTCGAATCATAAATCCTGGTGCAATCAGACTAAATGGAAGCTGTCCCTTAACACCTTTAGAG TTAGGTCTTATGCTGAGGGGTATGGGCTTTGGGAAAAGCACTTCTATCTATCTTGCATCTGGAAAGATATACAACTCTGAGAAGTATATGGCTCCTCTCCTGGAAATGTTTCCATTATTACAAACCAAAGAAACACTGGCGTCTCCTGAGGAACTAGCTCCATTTGAG AATTACTCTTCCAGAATGGCAGCTATAGACTACACTGTTTGCCTTCACAGTGAAGTTTTTGTACCAACTCAAGGTGGGAACTTTCTGCAATTACTGCTTGGCCATCGAAGATACTTGTATGGTGGACATTCGAGGACAATCAGGCCAGACAAGCGGAAGTTGGCGTTGTTATTTGACAATCCAAATATTGG GTGGAAAAACTTCAAGAGGCAGATGGTAAATATGCGCGTATATACTGTCTCGAAAGGCTTGCAGTTGAAGAGACCGAAGGATTCAATATACTCGTTCCCCTGCCCAGATTGCATGTGCAAAGCAGACAAGAGCGGAGATGCAAGATGGCCACCGGTAAGGCGATTCCTCTAG
- the LOC125209139 gene encoding protein ESMERALDA 1-like isoform X3, protein MRLISTVWKNSYKNGEWRPCIKKSSGGLPESNGYIYVEANGGLNQQRTSICNAVAVAAYLNATLIIPYFHFHSIWRDSSKFSDIYDEELFVKTLEHDVRIVKTIPGNIMERFDYNLSNVYNFRIHAWSSINYYKDTVLAKLLEEKIIRVSPFANRLSTDAPLAVQLLRCLANYQALRFSDPISTLGKLLVERMKKHSAKNGGKYISVHLRFEEDMVAFSCCVYDGGEQEKVDMDAARERGWKGKFTKPGRIINPGAIRLNGSCPLTPLELGLMLRGMGFGKSTSIYLASGKIYNSEKYMAPLLEMFPLLQTKETLASPEELAPFENYSSRMAAIDYTVCLHSEVFVPTQGGNFLQLLLGHRRYLYGGHSRTIRPDKRKLALLFDNPNIGWKNFKRQMVNMRVYTVSKGLQLKRPKDSIYSFPCPDCMCKADKSGDARWPPVRRFL, encoded by the exons ATGCGGTTA ATATCCACTGTATGGAAAAACTCTTATAAAAACGGTGAATGGAGACCATGCATCAAAAAATCATCAGGAG GCTTGCCTGAGTCAAatggatatatatatgttgagGCCAACGGTGGGCTGAATCAACAGCGAACATCG ATATGCAATGCTGTGGCTGTGGCTGCCTACCTGAACGCAACTCTAATAATTCcatatttccatttccataGTATTTGGAGAGATTCAAG CAAATTCAGTGATATATATGATGAAGAACTTTTTGTAAAGACGCTGGAACATGATGTTCGAATAGTGAAGACAATTCCAGGAAACATAATGGAGCGATTTGACTATAACTTGAGCAACGTGTACAACTTCAGAATACATGCATGGTCATCAATAAATTACTACAAAGATACGGTTCTTGCAAAGCTGCTTGAAGAAAA GATCATAAGAGTGTCCCCCTTTGCAAATCGGCTGTCGACAGATGCTCCTCTGGCTGTACAACTACTTAGATGCTTGGCAAATTATCAAGCACTAAGATTTTCAGATCCTATATCAACTCTTGGTAAACTCTTGGTAGAAAGAATGAAAAAGCACAGTGCCAAAAATGGTGGAAAATATATATCTGTGCATCTTCGATTTGAGGAG GATATGGTCGCTTTCTCTTGTTGCGTATACGATGGTGGAGAGCAAGAAAAAGTAGACATGGATGCTGCAAGAGAAAGAGGATGGAAAGGAAAATTTACCAAACCAGGTCGAATCATAAATCCTGGTGCAATCAGACTAAATGGAAGCTGTCCCTTAACACCTTTAGAG TTAGGTCTTATGCTGAGGGGTATGGGCTTTGGGAAAAGCACTTCTATCTATCTTGCATCTGGAAAGATATACAACTCTGAGAAGTATATGGCTCCTCTCCTGGAAATGTTTCCATTATTACAAACCAAAGAAACACTGGCGTCTCCTGAGGAACTAGCTCCATTTGAG AATTACTCTTCCAGAATGGCAGCTATAGACTACACTGTTTGCCTTCACAGTGAAGTTTTTGTACCAACTCAAGGTGGGAACTTTCTGCAATTACTGCTTGGCCATCGAAGATACTTGTATGGTGGACATTCGAGGACAATCAGGCCAGACAAGCGGAAGTTGGCGTTGTTATTTGACAATCCAAATATTGG GTGGAAAAACTTCAAGAGGCAGATGGTAAATATGCGCGTATATACTGTCTCGAAAGGCTTGCAGTTGAAGAGACCGAAGGATTCAATATACTCGTTCCCCTGCCCAGATTGCATGTGCAAAGCAGACAAGAGCGGAGATGCAAGATGGCCACCGGTAAGGCGATTCCTCTAG
- the LOC125208907 gene encoding uncharacterized protein LOC125208907, with protein sequence MRMTTMTMMDSSNNEGRELKPPVTGCKLRHLMRRPIFPPYGLRNPNFVPISDHERAAPPLVSTRWNPTPEQLQALEEMYRRGIRTPSAEQIQHIAAKLRRFGKIEGKNVFYWFQNHKARERQKKRRQLAARIVHPTPPGLIRGYLEIEQHRKVLNCCTPSKDCASMQGAVIAADGWNHKEELEAKAKVVTVGNEWQSDLDLSSSSNGQENTKPYFNGITNQNQTTLHLFPSPQLEDSHIPHTFTPTCFFEFLPIKN encoded by the exons ATGAGGATGACAACGATGACGATGATGGATAGTAGCAACAACGAAGGCCGAGAATTGAAGCCACCAGTCACTGGCTGCAAGCTCCGACATCTGATGCGACGCCCAATTTTTCCACCTTACGGCCTACGAAACCCTAATTTCGTTCCAATAA GTGATCATGAGAGAGCGGCGCCGCCGTTGGTGAGCACGAGGTGGAACCCTACACCGGAGCAACTGCAGGCGCTTGAGGAAATGTATAGACGCGGGATCAGAACTCCGTCGGCGGAGCAGATTCAGCATATTGCGGCGAAATTGCGGCGGTTTGGGAAAATCGAAGGGAAGAATGTTTTCTACTGGTTTCAAAACCACAAGGCGAGAGAGAGGCAGAAGAAACGTCGTCAGCTCGCCGCCAGAATCGTCCACCCTACGCCACCTg GACTTATCAGGGGATATTTGGAAATTGAACAACACAGGAAGGTCTTAAACTGCTGCACACCTTCAAAG GATTGTGCATCAATGCAAGGTGCAGTGATTGCTGCAGATGGATGGAATCACAAGGAGGAATTGGAAGCTAAGGCTAAGGTTGTAACTGTAGGGAATGAATGGCAGTCTGATTTGGacttatcttcttcttcaaatgGACAAGAGAATACCAAACCCTATTTTAATGGCAtcaccaatcaaaatcaaactaCTCTTCACCTATTTCCCAGCCCACAACTAGAAGACAGTCACATTCCTCATACATTTACACCTACTTGCTTCTTTGAGTTTCTTCCAATCAAGAATTGA